In Maledivibacter sp., the following are encoded in one genomic region:
- a CDS encoding YARHG domain-containing protein has protein sequence MKKYMVCLMVMFMMIFSCSCGDREKSQDTVVKAPNSIKEEVSTENITSDIKHEINIKEEIFNLDSIIDITKLENLDKKELSILRNAVYAKYGYIFTSSKYKEYFSKIKWYQPRLKDVSNMLTKIDIENIDGIVEVEKVLEKSNESSKVFETTITSGDEGYLYRVEFFLQENLRERMDQTFNQFKIYKIDGENMKMIFDSQNINDENTNEIISVANTARDILNIEDKDRDGMEEIFFALEDILGYKTILVVEDINDKYVASFYGHEFEELKYKDVNKDGVMELISDHPGGGGYVSTWTGLDLVNELQGEKYNFSFDLTKQYYENIKEESEALFETSPTPECFVKLLNAYADLGMTEKCINLIAKHSELVNSKEYDYSKHNDSPAETFFEYVVIRAGYYTSIWNEIKSYNSGSESEKTSNISGDIDTQELLDVADNFPINKEL, from the coding sequence ATGAAAAAATATATGGTTTGTTTAATGGTAATGTTTATGATGATTTTCAGTTGTTCATGTGGTGATAGAGAAAAATCACAGGATACCGTTGTAAAGGCCCCTAATTCTATTAAGGAAGAAGTATCCACGGAAAATATAACTAGTGATATAAAACATGAAATAAATATAAAAGAAGAAATTTTTAACCTTGATAGCATAATTGACATTACAAAATTAGAGAATTTAGATAAAAAAGAATTAAGTATACTGAGAAATGCCGTCTATGCAAAATATGGATATATATTTACATCGTCAAAATATAAAGAGTATTTCTCCAAAATTAAGTGGTATCAACCGAGATTGAAGGATGTTAGTAATATGCTAACTAAAATTGATATCGAAAATATTGACGGAATTGTTGAAGTAGAGAAGGTATTAGAAAAGAGTAATGAATCAAGTAAAGTATTTGAAACTACTATAACTTCTGGAGATGAAGGCTATTTATATAGGGTGGAATTTTTTTTGCAGGAGAATCTAAGGGAAAGAATGGATCAAACCTTTAATCAGTTTAAGATTTATAAAATTGACGGTGAAAATATGAAGATGATTTTCGATTCTCAAAATATAAATGATGAAAATACAAATGAAATTATTAGTGTAGCTAATACAGCTAGGGATATATTAAATATTGAGGACAAAGATAGGGATGGGATGGAGGAAATATTTTTTGCGTTGGAGGATATATTAGGTTATAAAACAATTCTTGTTGTTGAAGACATTAATGATAAATATGTTGCGTCCTTTTATGGGCATGAGTTTGAGGAGCTAAAATATAAAGACGTCAATAAAGATGGAGTCATGGAACTAATAAGTGATCATCCAGGTGGAGGGGGATATGTTTCAACTTGGACAGGTTTAGATTTAGTCAATGAGTTACAAGGTGAAAAATATAATTTTTCCTTTGATTTAACGAAACAATATTATGAAAATATTAAAGAGGAAAGTGAAGCCTTATTTGAAACAAGTCCTACACCTGAATGTTTTGTTAAATTGTTAAATGCATATGCTGACCTAGGAATGACAGAAAAATGTATTAATTTGATTGCTAAACATTCAGAGCTAGTAAACAGTAAGGAGTACGATTATTCAAAGCATAATGATAGCCCTGCTGAGACGTTTTTTGAATATGTGGTTATCAGAGCAGGTTATTATACTTCCATTTGGAATGAAATAAAAAGCTATAATAGTGGATCAGAAAGTGAGAAAACCAGCAACATTTCAGGTGATATAGATACACAAGAATTATTAGATGTTGCTGATAATTTTCCTATCAACAAAGAGCTTTAG
- a CDS encoding ArsA family ATPase, whose product MGKIIFFGGKGGVGKTSCSTAFALSKARSGLKTLLVSTDPAHSISDLFHCQIGNKLTQLEANLFGVEINPEKESNAYIAKIRKNLHSIMSPIIMEEINKQLDAASVSPGTHESALFDKMIELIIYTSKDFDYIIFDTAPTGHTLRLLSLPEMLGAWMDSLISKRKKTLSLRNMIGKNNGTNDPIIEILSNRKKNLALAREIMIDGENLQFIFVLNAEKMPIEETKKAVKMLQSYDINVAALIVNKILPEDSLDEFWRNKKIKEVEYLKIIEQEIPVDKLYKIPLFNFDMDAYTINEMVNYLNSPKH is encoded by the coding sequence ATGGGAAAGATAATTTTTTTCGGTGGTAAAGGTGGCGTTGGTAAAACTAGTTGTTCTACGGCTTTTGCTCTTTCAAAAGCTAGATCTGGTCTAAAAACATTACTTGTGTCAACTGATCCTGCCCATTCAATCTCAGATTTGTTCCATTGTCAGATAGGTAATAAATTGACCCAACTAGAAGCAAATCTTTTTGGTGTGGAAATAAATCCAGAAAAGGAGAGTAATGCTTATATAGCAAAGATCAGAAAAAATTTACATTCAATAATGAGTCCAATAATTATGGAAGAAATAAATAAACAGTTAGATGCGGCCAGTGTATCTCCCGGAACCCATGAATCGGCCCTATTTGATAAGATGATTGAACTTATTATTTATACATCAAAGGACTTTGATTATATTATTTTTGACACTGCACCTACTGGTCATACCTTGAGATTATTATCTTTGCCCGAGATGCTTGGTGCATGGATGGACAGCCTTATTAGTAAACGAAAAAAGACTTTAAGCTTAAGAAACATGATAGGCAAAAATAATGGGACTAATGATCCAATTATCGAGATTTTATCTAACCGCAAAAAAAATCTTGCATTGGCAAGGGAGATAATGATAGATGGAGAAAATCTACAATTTATTTTTGTATTGAATGCAGAAAAAATGCCTATAGAGGAAACAAAAAAAGCAGTCAAAATGTTACAATCCTATGATATAAACGTGGCTGCTTTAATAGTTAATAAAATTTTACCTGAAGATAGCTTAGATGAATTTTGGAGGAATAAAAAAATTAAAGAAGTGGAGTACCTTAAAATCATCGAACAAGAAATCCCCGTTGATAAGCTATACAAGATCCCACTTTTCAATTTTGATATGGATGCCTATACTATTAATGAAATGGTTAATTATTTAAATTCACCTAAACACTAA
- the plsY gene encoding glycerol-3-phosphate 1-O-acyltransferase PlsY: MGHILFPAIFSYLIGSIPFSFLTAKYLGGIDIRNYGSGNTGATNVFRTLGKKSGAIAFGGDFLKGFIVALLVKIFINIDVAVICSVFVVIGHCYPIFLGFKGGKGVATTGGTIFALYPLIGFILLISVILIIIASRIVSLASISGAILFPIISLLFKTHNYFLIYSIALSLFVIYRHKANISRLLAGKESKISFKSNND; the protein is encoded by the coding sequence ATGGGTCATATCTTATTTCCAGCTATCTTTAGCTACTTGATTGGAAGCATCCCGTTTTCTTTTCTAACGGCAAAATATCTTGGAGGAATTGATATTAGGAATTATGGAAGCGGTAATACTGGTGCTACAAACGTATTTAGAACACTAGGCAAAAAATCAGGTGCAATAGCTTTTGGTGGAGATTTTCTAAAGGGTTTTATAGTTGCTCTACTAGTAAAGATATTTATCAATATTGACGTAGCTGTTATCTGTTCAGTATTTGTCGTTATAGGTCATTGCTACCCTATATTCCTAGGATTTAAAGGAGGAAAAGGAGTGGCTACAACTGGAGGTACAATTTTTGCCCTCTATCCATTAATCGGATTCATTCTACTAATTTCTGTAATACTTATTATAATAGCATCACGCATTGTCTCACTTGCATCAATATCTGGAGCCATATTATTTCCTATTATTTCCTTACTATTTAAAACCCATAATTATTTTCTTATATATTCCATTGCACTTAGTTTATTTGTCATATATAGACATAAAGCTAATATTTCCAGACTTCTAGCCGGCAAGGAATCAAAAATAAGCTTTAAATCCAATAATGATTAA
- a CDS encoding galactosyltransferase-related protein, with amino-acid sequence MNTLNNNISILINYKEGYHNDMNWWIVKNRYESILPDAQICVGHYKKGEYNKSSVINDAAKNATGDIFIIVDSNIIFNLRSITKGLTILDQYSFIIPYNNLIYLDYYSTQYFHSLSTDITINNAYFNGYKKSIGHTGDIFIVTRKNFEAIGGFDESITEWNEEDIDFANRLFNEFGDYHRLINESIWSLFYEKINYPSYAKGINVKKLLPANYSTEDISWDIRI; translated from the coding sequence ATGAATACATTAAATAATAATATATCCATATTGATTAATTACAAAGAGGGTTATCACAATGATATGAACTGGTGGATAGTCAAAAATAGATATGAATCTATACTTCCAGATGCACAGATTTGTGTTGGTCACTATAAGAAAGGTGAGTATAATAAATCATCAGTAATAAATGATGCGGCCAAGAATGCAACTGGAGATATTTTTATCATTGTTGATTCCAATATAATATTTAATCTAAGAAGTATAACAAAAGGACTTACTATCCTAGATCAATATTCTTTCATTATTCCATATAATAATCTTATATATCTAGATTATTATTCCACTCAATATTTCCACAGCCTTTCTACTGATATAACTATAAACAATGCTTATTTTAATGGCTATAAGAAATCGATTGGACATACAGGTGATATCTTTATAGTTACTAGAAAAAATTTTGAAGCCATTGGAGGTTTTGATGAAAGTATCACCGAATGGAACGAGGAAGATATAGATTTTGCCAATAGGCTATTTAATGAATTCGGAGATTATCACAGGCTCATTAATGAGTCCATTTGGAGTCTTTTCTATGAAAAAATAAATTATCCATCTTATGCTAAAGGTATTAATGTTAAAAAATTATTACCTGCTAATTACTCTACAGAAGATATCTCTTGGGATATAAGAATCTAA
- a CDS encoding DUF4489 domain-containing protein, which translates to MSSAYIKCNQTDCATTCQKKLKKDIRLACGSSGREYDVINRQGETLDLASVSIDLNGLISPLVKVDFSTTVEFEVETQSPGSSTTLDLELEFILSRVCEDGIEQELETYTFVRDFNITEGGSTLLVRTTDPISFTFCDCVNACKTGCCSYLIKVFVSSVDTTPVQTAKIDESFINAIAQGVVKCC; encoded by the coding sequence ATGTCATCGGCTTATATAAAATGTAATCAAACTGATTGTGCCACAACATGTCAAAAAAAATTAAAAAAAGATATTAGATTAGCTTGCGGCAGTAGTGGAAGAGAATATGATGTTATTAATAGACAAGGTGAAACTCTTGATCTTGCTTCAGTTAGTATTGACTTAAATGGATTAATAAGTCCACTAGTTAAAGTTGATTTCTCAACAACTGTTGAATTTGAAGTGGAAACTCAAAGCCCAGGTAGTAGCACAACATTAGATCTAGAACTTGAATTTATACTATCGAGAGTCTGCGAGGACGGAATAGAGCAAGAGCTTGAAACTTATACTTTTGTCAGAGATTTTAATATAACAGAAGGCGGTTCAACACTATTGGTAAGAACGACTGATCCAATCTCCTTTACTTTCTGCGATTGTGTAAACGCTTGTAAGACTGGTTGCTGTTCATATTTAATTAAAGTCTTCGTATCTAGTGTTGATACTACACCTGTACAAACAGCTAAGATTGATGAAAGTTTTATCAATGCCATTGCTCAAGGTGTTGTCAAGTGCTGTTAA
- a CDS encoding D-glycerate dehydrogenase, translating into MIRKKVLVTRSIPEEGINKLREYFDVEVNKLDRTLTYDELKEKVKDKDGVLCQLSDKIDRELMESGTKVKVFANYAVGYNNMDIDAGESMNIYLTNTPDVLTDATADLAWALLFAVARRVVEGDKYVRQGKFEAWAPKLLLGKDITGKTLGIIGAGRIGKSFAKKAKAFDMDILYYNRSRKKGFEEETEAKFVSLEDLLKKSDYVSLHTPLTKDTIHMIGDREFDMMKGDAILINTSRGAVVDEKALVRALKENKIWGAGLDVYENEPKIEEELKKLDNVVLCPHIGSATDETRINMAIMAADNIIAALGGKTPPNCIY; encoded by the coding sequence ATGATAAGAAAAAAGGTTTTAGTAACAAGAAGTATACCAGAGGAAGGAATAAATAAACTTAGGGAATACTTTGACGTTGAAGTAAACAAATTAGATAGAACATTAACCTATGATGAATTGAAAGAAAAAGTTAAAGATAAGGATGGAGTTTTATGCCAGCTATCGGATAAAATAGATAGGGAACTTATGGAATCAGGGACTAAGGTGAAAGTATTTGCTAATTATGCCGTCGGCTATAATAATATGGACATAGATGCAGGGGAAAGTATGAATATATATCTTACTAATACTCCTGATGTATTGACTGACGCAACTGCCGATTTGGCATGGGCATTGCTCTTCGCAGTGGCAAGGAGGGTTGTGGAGGGAGACAAATATGTTAGACAGGGTAAATTTGAGGCATGGGCTCCTAAGTTATTATTAGGGAAGGACATTACTGGTAAGACGCTTGGAATAATTGGAGCTGGACGTATAGGAAAATCTTTTGCAAAAAAAGCAAAGGCATTTGATATGGATATCCTATATTATAATAGATCTAGAAAGAAGGGATTTGAAGAAGAAACTGAAGCTAAATTTGTATCCTTAGAAGATCTTTTAAAAAAATCTGACTATGTATCACTACATACTCCATTAACAAAGGATACAATACATATGATCGGTGATAGAGAGTTTGATATGATGAAAGGGGATGCAATTTTAATTAATACATCTAGGGGAGCAGTAGTTGATGAAAAAGCCCTTGTAAGAGCCCTAAAGGAAAATAAGATATGGGGAGCCGGACTAGATGTATATGAAAATGAACCTAAGATCGAGGAGGAGCTTAAGAAACTAGATAATGTTGTATTATGTCCCCACATAGGTAGTGCAACTGATGAAACAAGAATCAATATGGCTATTATGGCTGCTGATAATATCATAGCGGCTTTGGGTGGTAAAACACCTCCGAATTGCATATATTAG
- a CDS encoding carbon starvation protein A, with the protein MNSLFLILIAAAVFFVAYVTYGAYLCKKWGIDPNRKTPAHTINDGVDYMPAKAPVLLGHHFSSIAGAGPIVGPIGAAIFGWVPVFLWIIIGSVFFGGVHDMGALFASVRHDGKSLGEVIGVTIGKNGKKLFAIFAWLTLLLVIAAFTNIVANTFVAVPEAATASVLFIAVAIIFGVFVYRRGVSLAVGSIIGVALLILSIYIGTIHPLVLGKTSWMFILLAYIFVASVTPVWILLQPRDYLNSFLLYAMLIGGFVGVIFMRPTIELAPVTSFTIGKATLFPMLFVTVACGAISGFHSLVGSGTTAKQIDNEKDIKLIGYGSMLIEGILATLAIVTAGYIAGDKLTELLANGGPVNVFSNGIGDFMTSFGLPFATGKSFVALAISAFALTSLDTATRLARFIFQEFFDVSKESTPSPLTNRYVSTCITVVVGGGLAFKGWKAIWPLFGSANQLLAALALLAIGVWLKQSGKNHKMATIPMVFMFAVTLVALVQLMIANIGNRLLLFFSVALFVLAIVLIIQAKSAFSKATAVSKK; encoded by the coding sequence ATGAACTCATTGTTTCTAATCCTTATAGCAGCTGCTGTTTTCTTTGTAGCATACGTGACCTATGGTGCCTATCTATGTAAAAAATGGGGTATCGACCCAAACAGGAAAACACCTGCTCACACAATCAATGACGGCGTAGATTATATGCCGGCAAAAGCCCCAGTATTACTTGGCCATCACTTTTCATCAATAGCAGGTGCCGGCCCAATTGTGGGCCCAATTGGTGCAGCTATATTTGGATGGGTTCCAGTATTTTTATGGATTATAATCGGATCAGTATTTTTCGGTGGAGTCCATGATATGGGTGCATTATTCGCTTCGGTTAGACATGATGGAAAATCTTTAGGTGAAGTGATTGGTGTTACAATCGGTAAAAATGGTAAAAAACTATTTGCTATCTTTGCATGGTTAACACTATTACTTGTAATTGCTGCATTTACTAACATCGTGGCAAATACCTTTGTTGCGGTACCTGAAGCAGCAACTGCATCGGTATTATTCATTGCCGTAGCAATTATATTTGGAGTTTTCGTATATAGACGGGGCGTAAGCCTTGCAGTCGGTAGTATTATCGGTGTAGCATTACTAATTCTAAGTATTTATATAGGAACGATTCATCCATTGGTACTTGGAAAAACCTCTTGGATGTTTATTCTACTTGCTTATATCTTTGTGGCAAGTGTGACGCCTGTATGGATTCTATTGCAGCCAAGGGATTACTTAAACTCATTCTTACTATATGCCATGTTAATTGGTGGATTTGTTGGTGTAATCTTTATGAGACCAACAATAGAGTTAGCCCCAGTTACAAGCTTTACTATTGGTAAAGCAACCCTATTCCCTATGCTGTTTGTAACCGTTGCCTGCGGAGCTATTTCTGGATTCCATTCCCTTGTTGGCTCTGGAACAACTGCAAAGCAAATCGATAATGAAAAGGATATTAAGCTTATTGGTTATGGTTCAATGCTTATTGAAGGTATATTAGCAACACTTGCCATTGTAACTGCAGGTTATATTGCCGGTGATAAGTTAACAGAATTACTAGCTAATGGTGGCCCTGTAAATGTATTCTCAAATGGTATTGGGGATTTTATGACTTCCTTTGGATTACCTTTCGCTACGGGTAAAAGCTTTGTTGCTCTTGCAATATCAGCATTTGCATTAACAAGCTTAGATACAGCAACAAGACTTGCTAGATTCATATTCCAAGAGTTCTTTGATGTATCAAAGGAATCAACTCCATCACCACTTACCAATAGATATGTATCTACATGTATTACGGTTGTTGTAGGTGGAGGATTAGCATTTAAAGGTTGGAAGGCCATATGGCCATTGTTTGGATCAGCTAACCAATTACTTGCAGCCCTTGCTTTATTAGCAATTGGCGTTTGGTTAAAGCAATCTGGCAAAAACCATAAGATGGCAACTATTCCAATGGTATTTATGTTTGCCGTTACCCTTGTTGCACTTGTTCAATTGATGATTGCTAATATCGGTAATCGCCTATTACTATTCTTCTCCGTAGCTTTATTTGTATTGGCTATAGTTCTAATTATACAAGCTAAATCTGCATTCAGCAAAGCTACAGCTGTTTCAAAAAAATAA